Proteins from a genomic interval of Aspergillus flavus chromosome 7, complete sequence:
- a CDS encoding putative FAD-dependent monooxygenase, which yields MAESPLRIIIVGGSVTGLTLAHCLDRAGIDYIVLEKHKEIHPQIGASVIIFPNGGRILEQLGLYQRIEGLTQKIRRIHTCFPDGFHYESNVPELVKELFGMDFAILERRQLLEVLYMGLRDKSRVHTGKQVTSVLPTESGVSVTTADGARYDGDLVVGADGVHSFVRSEMWRIADLEHPGLISKKEKTDMTVEFACVFGISNPVEGVKSWEHVIRYNPGVTLFVFPGTDNGIFWLLFRKLDKRYTYPDTPRFTKEDAISTCESLADLAVWEHIRFSDIWGQRRTFHMTALEEGLLGTWHYGRIVCIGDSVSKMTPNQGQGANTAIEAAAGLTNVLFSLNQNTEGKRPSEDEIQRGLGHFNTTQFQRLLAIHQSSEFLTRLQACDGLAKSVFARYVAPYCGGTIEGISGLATTGTVLEFVPLTERSGKHWSPISSWAPWISKMAYLGTRTFVGLAIASLPAGFAWTLYKIAIPRVLRR from the exons ATGGCCGAATCGCCACTTAGAATTATTATCGTCGGCGGCTCAGTAACAGGGCTGACACTGGCACATTGTCTTGATCGAGCAGGAATAGATTACATCGTGCTGGAGAAACATAAGGAAATTCATCCGCAGATTGGCGCATCAGTAATCATTTTTCCCAACGGAGGTCGAATTCTAGAGCAGTTGGGTCTGTATCAGAGGATAGAAGGGTTAACTCAGAAGATCAGACGGATCCATACATGCTTTCCGGACGGATTTCATTATGAGAGTAATGTCCCTGAGCTGGTGAAGGAGTT GTTCGGCATGGACTTTGCTATTTTGGAGCGAAGGCAGCTTCTTGAAGTCTTGTACATGGGACTACGGGACAAATCCAGAGTGCATACCGGTAAGCAGGTGACCAGTGTGCTGCCCACTGAGTCTGGTGTTTCGGTGACAACAGCAGACGGGGCCAGATATGATGGTGATCTCGTTGTGGGAGCGGATGGAGTGCATAGCTTCGTCCGGTCGGAGATGTGGCGTATCGCGGATCTCGAGCATCCAGGGCTTAtatcaaagaaggaaaagactg ACATGACGGTGGAATTTGCCTGTGTTTTCGGTATCTCAAATCCAGTAGAAGGGGTCAAGTCTTGGGAACATGTCATTAGATACAACCCCGGCGTGACACTCTTTGTGTTTCCTGGAACGGATAATGGCATCTTCTGGCTCTTGTTTCGGAAGCTGGACAAAAGGTATACCTATCCCGACACTCCTCGGTTCACAAAGGAGGATGCGATCTCCACGTGTGAATCATTAGCCGACCTTGCTGTGTGGGAGCACATCCGTTTCAGTGATATCTGGGGGCAACGACGAACTTTCCACATGACAGCTTTGGAGGAAGGCTTGCTAGGGACATGGCACTATGGCCGTATAGTCTGCATTGGAGACAGTGTCAGCAAG ATGACCCCTAATCAAGGGCAAGGGGCTAATACAGCCATTGAGGCTGCAGCTGGCCTGACGAATGTGTTGTTCTCCTTAAACCAGAATACCGAGGGAAAGCGCCCATCGGAGGATGAAATTCAGCGGGGACTCGGCCACTTCAACACGACACAATTTCAACGTCTGTTAGCGATCCATCAGAGCTCTGAGTTCCTTACTCGGCTCCAGGCCTGTGATGGGTTGGCGAAATCGGTATTTGCCCGATATGTGGCGCCATATTGTGGAGGTACTATTGAGGGAATTTCTGGACTGGCGACGACTGGCACGGTCCTTGAATTTGTCCCCCTTACAGAACGCTCTGGAAAGCATTGGTCACCCATATCCTCTTGGGCACCATGGATATCCAAGATGGCGTATTTGGGAACTCGAACATTCGTTGGCCTAGCGATTGCATCACTTCCAGCAGGCTTTGCGTGGACATTGTACAAAATAGCTATTCCTAGAGTGCTGCGTAGATGA
- a CDS encoding putative amid-like NADH oxidoreductase, which yields MASTLRNIIVVGGSYVGKTTAQELAQVVPNTHRVLLIEPHSHFHHLFTFPRFAIVPGQEHKAFIPYTGIFPSTSSLTQHAVVQARALSVLPQHVKLDREWQGSRQIPFDYLVVATGTRLVQPAGMRHDDKLSSVAYLQNHQNDVKKAKSILIAGGGAVGVQMATDLKEFYPEKEITVVQSRPQLMSGFHEGLHELVKERFDELGIKFVTGARVKIPVEGYPTEGGAFNVELTNGTQLSTEFVICATGQTPNNGLISELTPSTSESLINPDNGFIRIRPTMQFLDPKYSNLFAVGDIADTGLRKAARPGSAQAAVVAKNIQAMIEGKSPEDVFPRMPAAIHLTLGMKYNVIFRNPNVAEGQTEPTIMKKFDGQEDMNVEAFWQRLGVPIESSNQYHL from the exons ATGGCCAGTACTCTGAGGAATATTATTGTTGTTGGAGGGTCATATGTAGGAAAG ACCACGGCCCAAGAGCTCGCGCAGGTGGTGCCAAATACGCACAGG GTTCTCCTCATTGAGCCACACAGTCATTTCCACCATCTATTTACCTTC CCTCGGTTCGCAATCGTGCCCGGACAAGAACACAAAGCTTTCATTCCATACACGGGGATTTTCCCTTCCACCTCAAGCCTAACCCAACATGCCGTAGTGCAAGCCAGGGCTCTATCCGTGCTGCCGCAACATGTCAAGCTGGACCGTGAATGGCAAGGTTCTCGTCAGATTCCCTTCGACTATCTCGTTGTCGCGACGGGTACCCGTCTCGTCCAACCGGCAGGTATGAGACATGACGACAAGCTATCATCAGTCGCATatctccaaaaccaccaGAACGACGTCAAGAAGGCAAAGTCCATTCTCATCGCGGGTGGCGGCGCAGTCGGTGTTCAGATGGCAACGGACCTAAAGGAATTCTATcctgaaaaggaaatcaCAGTGGTGCAGTCTCGCCCCCAGTTAATGTCGGGATTCCACGAAGGGCTGCATGAACTTGTTAAGGAGCGATTTGATGAGCTTGGAATCAA ATTCGTCACTGGAGCACGCGTCAAAATCCCTGTCGAGGGATATCCCACTGAAGGAGGTGCATTCAATGTCGAACTCACCAACGGCACACAACTATCGACAGAATTTGTGATCTGTGCTACTGGTCAAACGCCAAACAATGGTCTTATCAGTGAACTTACCCCCTCGACGTCCGAGTCTCTGATCAACCCCGATAATGGCTTCATCCGGATTCGCCCTACGATGCAATTCCTTGACCCCAAATACTCCAACTTGTTCGCAGTCGGGGACATCGCAGATACAGGACTGCGTAAGGCTGCTAGACCCGGTTCAGCGCAGGCCGCTGTTGTCGCCAAGAACATTCAGGCGATGATCGAGGGGAAGAGTCCTGAAGATGTCTTTCCTCGGATGCCGGCAGCGATCCATTTGACGCTAGGAATG AAATATAATGTCATCTTCAGGAACCCTAATGTCGCCGAAGGGCAGACTGAGCCCACTATCATGAAGAAGTTTGA TGGACAAGAGGATATGAATGTCGAGGCCTTCTGGCAGAGACTAGGTGTTCCGATAGAGAGCTCAAATCAGTACCATCTGTAA
- a CDS encoding beta-lactamase encodes MLLLRSVRAHQLLQLVSFLLFTLVCGEDSCPLQTPLYPPPRNLLSRQDVKSASKNLSQTIEEALTTGITDLGSLPLNTTTFAVKVFSSHTEDSIYEYIHTSPTYSPKPGAGAENTTLDSVYRVASISKLITVLTLLAHDGYTHWNHPITDFIPELDIMARNQSSRVQWREVTIGDLAAQLSGVPHDYAFEDLAGEFTIEQMMAMGLPAVPAKDIPTCSQSEAVNGGNPCDREAFLSGMVSEDPTFAPGTTPAYSNAAYQLLRYAMENISGTDFPSMFQNSIVKPLNLNSTSLLAPKNASVGIIPVNETVSVWDFDLGDGDAFGGAYSSAHDLAVIGRSILQSLSRSSALNLSSTLTRHWLKPLSHTTSFKTSVGAPWEIFRYELPNRPNHVIDVYSKSGNLGAYADIIALIPEYDIGFSITAADLPTNPLTNVWGLADLIIDRLSPAFDKAAQQEANATYAGTYKVQGANSTTDSYVAITTDHYKPGLQVAEWVSNGVDFLQSLAALSGFEGLAVRLYPTGIEETVPGESSKRVFFRSTFDYDTSGQSKGVISACQSWLNVDGSRIGNIGVDEWVFTLENGQASSAEPRILRKRLRRL; translated from the exons ATGTTACTGCTACGGTCAGTCCGAGCTCATCAGCTCTTGCAATTAGTTTCCTTCCTCCTATTCACTCTTGTTTGTGGTGAAGATTCTTGTCCACTCCAAACTCCCTTATATCCTCCACCGCGGAATCTCCTCTCCAGGCAAGATGTCAAGTCGGCTTCCAAAAACCTTAGTCAAACGATCGAAGAAGCCCTGACTACTGGTATCACTGATCTCGGCTCACTGCCTCTCAACACAACGACCTTCGCTGTCAAAGTCTTCTCTTCTCACACGGAGGACTCTATATACGAGTACATCCACACCTCGCCAACCTACAGTCCAAAACCGGGTGCTGGAGCAGAAAACACGACACTCGATAGCGTTTATCGGGTTGCAAGCATTTCGAAACTCATTACGGTGTTGACCTTGCTGGCACATGACGGATATACTCACTGGAACCATCCAATTACAGATTTCATTCCAGAGCTAGATATAATGGCTCGTAATCAGAGCTCTCGGGTTCAATGGCGGGAGGTTACTATTGGGGATTTGGCCGCACAGCTGAGTGGTGTGCCTCATGATT ATGCGTTTGAGGATCTGGCCGGTGAATTCACCATCGAGCAAATGATGGCCATGGGACTTCCTGCAGTTCCGGCTAAAGATATCCCGACATGCAGTCAGAGTGAAGCTGTAAATGGGGGTAATCCGTGCGATAGAGAAG CATTCCTCAGCGGCATGGTCAGCGAAGACCCAACGTTTGCTCCAGGTACCACACCCGCCTACTCCAATGCAGCCTACCAGCTTTTGCGTTACGCGATGGAAAACATCAGTGGAACCGACTTTCCGTCCATGTTCCAGAACAGCATAGTCAAGCCTCTCAATCTCAACTCAACAAGCTTACTCGCCCCGAAGAACGCCAGCGTTGGTATCATTCCGGTTAATGAGACGGTCAGTGTGTGGGACTTTGATCTTGGTGATGGCGACGC ATTTGGAGGTGCATACTCGAGTGCGCATGATCTTGCCGTCATTGGTCGTTCCATCCTTCAGTCCCTTTCTAGATCCTCAGCACTGAACCTCTCGTCAACCTTAACCCGTCACTGGCTCAAACCATTGAGCCACACCACCAGCTTCAAAACCTCCGTCGGGGCCCCCTGGGAGATCTTCCGCTATGAGTTACCAAACCGACCTAACCATGTCATCGATGTCTACAGTAAATCCGGAAACCTGGGAGCATACGCCGATATCATCGCGCTCATTCCGGAGTATGACATTGGTTTTTCAATTACAGCTGCTGACCTCCCGACGAACCCTCTAACAAATGTTTGGGGCCTAGCAGACCTGATCATCGACCGGCTTTCTCCTGCATTTGACAAGGCCGCCCAACAAGAGGCCAACGCGACTTATGCAGGAACATACAAGGTACAGGGAGCTAATTCTACCACTGATTCATATGTGGCGATCACAACAGATCACTATAAGCCCGGCCTGCAGGTAGCTGAATGGGTGAGTAACGGCGTTGACTTTCTTCAGTCCCTCGCTGCTCTTTCGGGGTTCGAAGGGCTAGCCGTTAGGCTATATCCCACTGGTATTGAGGAGACCGTACCCGGAGAATCCTCCAAGCGGGTGTTTTTCCGCAGTACGTTCGACTACGATACGTCTGGACAATCAAAGGGCGTAATCTCTGCCTGTCAGTCTTGGCTCAATGTTGATGGCTCTCGAATTGGTAACATCGGCGTTGACGAGTGGGTGTTTACGCTTGAAAATGGCCAGGCAAGCAGTGCTGAGCCCCGAATATTGAGGAAGCGGTTGCGTCGGCTATAG
- a CDS encoding carboxylesterase family protein, with protein MVRLSTFIATILSSTALASELLIDTTSGPVEGFYNSSTVRAFLGIPYAEQATGPRRFKPPVPKSRSNQTVQADSFPATCPGQYTFSNESIWSVLPYMPWNTESMSEDCLAINIWAPKSKKGNGKSAVMMFIYGGGFTQGGTAIPFYDGTNLVEDHQDIVVVTFNYRVSIFGYPNAPGLEPGQQNVGLLDQRLAVEWVHRNIAQFGGDPSRIMLFGQSAGAASTDLHTYAYPKNPIVHAVIMQSGAASIIINEDKTHQNWQNLSQALGCSTLQCMQDKPWEDILEEVSSGSYSFSPVPDNVTAFADFEARAKEGGLARVPTLIGGANREASAYMNLSSTSINETLVYTATQSTFNCPIVETVGNRLDQDIPTWRYLYHGNWSGLSPTPWLGAYHSSDVPIVFGTYNKTTINPSSSPAEVAASKYIQGAWVAFAKDPWNGLSKYGWPQFTSQNRSLVHLALDNRVTATIGSAEQWDSHCRGGKYSP; from the exons ATGGTTAGGCTTAGCACATTCATAGCGACGATACTGTCGTCGACAGCGCTGGCATCGGAACTCCTCATCGACACCACGAGTGGTCCAGTGGAAGGCTTCTACAACAGTTCTACCGTTCGTGCGTTTCTAGGTATACCATACGCCGAGCAAGCAACGGGGCCACGCCGATTCAAGCCTCCTGTGCCTAAATCGCGATCTAACCAGACCGTTCAGGCCGACTCATTCCCTGCGACATGTCCAGGGCAGTACACCTTCTCCAATGAGTCTATCTGGAGTGTCCTACCCTACATGCCGTGGAACACGGAAAGCATGTCGGAGGACTGTCTTGCGATCAATATATGGGCACCGAAAtccaagaaaggaaatggtAAATCAGCGGTGATGATGTTCATCTACGGTGGTGGGTTCACGCAGGGCGGGACAGCGATTCCCTTCTATGACGGGACGAACTTGGTCGAGGATCACCAGGATATAGTTGTCGTTACCTTTAA CTATCGTGTCTCTATATTTGGGTACCCTAATGCACCGGGCCTTGAACCTGGACAGCAGAATGTTGGACTTCTCGATCAG AGGCTTGCCGTTGAATGGGTCCACCGCAATATCGCCCAATTTGGTGGAGATCCTTCAAGAATCATGCTGTTTGGCCAGAGTGCTGGAGCGGCGTCTACGGATCTGCACACCTATGCG TACCCGAAGAATCCCATCGTACACGCCGTTATCATGCAATCTGGTGCCGCATCGATAATTATCAATGAAGATAAAACCCATCAGAACTGGCAGAATCTGTCCCAAGCACTAGGATGTAGTACTCTGCAATGCATGCAGGACAAACCGTGGGAAGATATCCTCGAAGAGGTGTCTTCTGGGTCTTACAGCTTTAGCCCGGTTCCAGATAATGTGACTGCATTCGCCGATTTCGAAGCCCGTGCGAAAGAAGGAGGCCTTGCTCGCGTG CCAACCTTGATCGGCGGTGCCAATCGTGAAGCATCGGCATATATGAATCTGAGCTCCACGTCCATCAACGAGACGTTGGTGTATACAGCCACTCAGAGCACATTTAATTGCCCGATAGTCGAGACAGTGGGTAACCGCCTTGACCAAGATATTCCAACTTGGAGATACCTTTACCACGGCAATTGGTCTGGCTTGAGTCCGACTCCATGGCTTGGGGCGTATCATTCTAGTGACGTACCCATTGTCTTTGGGACATACAACAAGACAACAATCAATCCGTCCTCCAGCCCTGCAGAGGTTGCAGCGAGCAAATATATTCAAG GCGCATGGGTGGCATTTGCCAAGGACCCCTGGAACGGGTTGAGTAAATATGGATGGCCCCAATTCACCTCACAGA ATCGGTCACTAGTCCATTTAGCCCTCGACAACCGTGTCACAGCAACGATAGGTTCTGCCGAACAGTGGGATTCGCATTGTCGTGGAGGAAAGTATAGTCCCTAA